A single window of Bufo bufo chromosome 10, aBufBuf1.1, whole genome shotgun sequence DNA harbors:
- the LOC120980944 gene encoding receptor-type tyrosine-protein phosphatase beta-like: MRPEPLWVNSLRISDVTSSSVSLTWSKPEEYQTSFSYRVHTNLTSSSVMINDTIVRSESATIMNLTAGETYTFMVYTRAADDITESDPVSRSTCTVPGQVSNLSLTNYKSVDFLGATWTKPAGKVDNYTVSLTGAVNKTTATSTTQVNFTGLLPGREYTVTVQTVSGSCSQMSAPVTEATYPTEPGKLSFISIGNKNLTLSWTEPLWDVPIN, encoded by the exons atgaggccag AACCGTTGTGGGTAAATTCTCTGCGGATCAGTGATGTGACCTCATCTTCTGTGTCTCTGACATGGAGTAAACCTGAGGAGTATCAGACGTCTTTCAGCTACAGAGTCCATACCAATCTCACCTCATCATCAGTAATGATAAACGATACAATAGTGAGAAGTGAATCAGCGACAATAATGAATCTGACGGCAGGAGAAACATATACATTCATGGTGTATACGAGAGCTGCCGATGACATCACTGAATCAGACCCGGTGTCACGATCTACCTGCACAG TTCCTGGACAAGTTTCCAACCTCTCACTGACCAATTACAAGTCGGTTGATTTTCTTGGAGCCACATGGACAAAACCAGCAGGAAAAGTGGATAATTATACCGTCAGTCTAACAGGAGCCGTGAATAAGACAACAGCAACTAGTACTACACAAGTGAATTTCACAGGATTACTGCCCGGAAGAGAATATACAGTCACTGTACAGACAGTCAGTGGGAGCTGCAGCCAGATGTCTGCTCCAGTGACAGAGGCCACAT ATCCAACTGAACCTGGAAAGTTATCCTTTATCAGCATCGGAaataagaatctgaccttatcTTGGACAGAGCCT CTATGGGATGTTCCCATCAACTAA